The following DNA comes from Longimicrobium sp..
GTCCACGACCTGTTCGACGACGGGAAGGACGTTGGGGCCTCGCAGATCATGCCCGCGCTGCAGCAGGCCGTGGAGTGGATGCGCGCCAACTGCGACGCCATCGTCTACACCGGAGACTGGCACTCGTACGAGGACGAGGAGATCGACACCGAATCTCCCGACGCGACCAGGGGGACGTATCCGCCGCACTGCATGGGGCTTTCGCCCGACGCGGCGGAGCGCGCGGGGGCCGAGATCCACGAATCCATCCGCCCCGAGGACATGCTGGTGCTGGAGCGCGGCGCCAGCGCCGACGTGGCCCGCAACGTGGCCCGCCGCGCGGTGGGCGAGGGACGCCCGGTGTTCATCCACAAGAACCGCTTCGACGTCTTCACCGGCAACCCGGCCACGGACGCGTTCCTGCGCGAGCTGGGCTACCGCCTGGGCGCGCCGCTGGAGATCTACGTGGCCGGCGTGGCCCGCGACGTGTGCGTGAAGAACGCGGTGGAGGGGATGCTGGAGCCGCGCGGCTACCCCGTCACCGTCATCACCGACGCCACCTGGGGGCTGGGGCTGGAGCCGGAGGCCGAGAGCCTCGCGCGATGGGCGGGGCAGGGCGCCGCGCTGATCACCACCCGCGGCCTGGAGCTCCGCGCCCGCAAGGGAAGCTGAGCAGCAGCATCCAGACTGCGCGGCGATTCAGGTCCGGGCCTCGCATCCCACGATCGCCGCCGAACGCGCCGGCATCCGGGCGGCTCAGTCGAAGTTACCCCCTCCCGTTATCGGGCCCCGTTTTCGGGAGGGGGTACGCGGTCCCAGCCGCGGGGGGAGGGTTCCCCCGCGATCGCGATCCACCGCGCGCCCCCACCGCCGCGCCGCCGTCCTCCTCCACCGCCGCATCCGGGATCCGGCGATGCGCATCTTCCCGACTTCCGACGAGCCGCACCACGTCTTCCGCGGCGCGCTGGTGGGGAGCGTGGTGGCCCTCGGCGTGTTCGAGCTGCTGCTGCGCGTGGTGGGGCTGCGGCAGGACGTGACCGCCATCATCCTGGGCGTGGCGATGATCCCCGCGCTGGTGGTGGGCTTCATCCGGCAGGTGGGCGCGCTGCTGAGCGACCCGGACCGGCTGCCGCACACCATCGGCTACGCCTTCGGGACCATCGCCCTCACCATCCTCTTCTTCGCCTTTCTCTACCGCGAGCTGGGGATCGTCCGCCCCAGTGACCCGGCGGCGGGCGAGGTGACCAGCTTCTTCACCTGCCTGTACTTCAGCGCCAGCACCATCACCACCGCCGGGCTGGGCGACTTCGTGCCGATGCCCGAGGCGCGCATCATGGCGGCGCTGGAGATGGTGATCGGGTACGTGGCGTTCGGCATCGTGACCGCCGCCAGCTTCTTCCTCATCTCGCACCGGAGCCGCAAGCCGTGAGCACGAACACGCACCTCCCGCTGCGCTTTCCGCACCCGTTCCGCCACGACCATCCGCCGGTGGTGAACGTCGAGGAGGTGATGGCGGAGCGGATGACCGTCGGCGAGCGCACCGCCGACCGCGTCGCGGCGATGATGGGCTCGTGGAAGTTCATCATCATCCAGTCCTCCATCCTGGCCGTCTGGTTCATGCTGAACAGCGTGGCCATGATCCGGCACTGGGACCCGTATCCCTTCATCCTCATGAACCTGGTGCTTTCCACGCAGGCGGCGTACGCGGCGCCCATCATCATGATGAGCCAGAACCGGCAGGCCGTGCGCGACCGGCTGGAGGCGCGCAACGACTTCGAGGTGAACCGCAAGGCGGAGATCGAGATCGCCGCCGTGC
Coding sequences within:
- a CDS encoding DUF1003 domain-containing protein is translated as MSTNTHLPLRFPHPFRHDHPPVVNVEEVMAERMTVGERTADRVAAMMGSWKFIIIQSSILAVWFMLNSVAMIRHWDPYPFILMNLVLSTQAAYAAPIIMMSQNRQAVRDRLEARNDFEVNRKAEIEIAAVLEHLAAQDRALEQVHALLARLCATHDIVAEPHLNFDAPDGAPADPKT
- a CDS encoding potassium channel family protein — protein: MRIFPTSDEPHHVFRGALVGSVVALGVFELLLRVVGLRQDVTAIILGVAMIPALVVGFIRQVGALLSDPDRLPHTIGYAFGTIALTILFFAFLYRELGIVRPSDPAAGEVTSFFTCLYFSASTITTAGLGDFVPMPEARIMAALEMVIGYVAFGIVTAASFFLISHRSRKP
- a CDS encoding cysteine hydrolase family protein, with the protein product MMTDRIARIGWVVDAQNDFLLPPAESGRLYVHDLFDDGKDVGASQIMPALQQAVEWMRANCDAIVYTGDWHSYEDEEIDTESPDATRGTYPPHCMGLSPDAAERAGAEIHESIRPEDMLVLERGASADVARNVARRAVGEGRPVFIHKNRFDVFTGNPATDAFLRELGYRLGAPLEIYVAGVARDVCVKNAVEGMLEPRGYPVTVITDATWGLGLEPEAESLARWAGQGAALITTRGLELRARKGS